Part of the Melospiza melodia melodia isolate bMelMel2 unplaced genomic scaffold, bMelMel2.pri scaffold_18, whole genome shotgun sequence genome is shown below.
TTGGGGGTcccacacagcccagagctgggcacagaagAAGGGCGTCCAGCAGAGCACCAACACTCCCAGTGTTCccatccatgtccccatgtccctgtgtcccctgtcccctctcaccttcCGTGGGTGCCCGGGGGTCCCACACGGCCCAGAGCTGGGCGCAGAAGAAGGGCGTCCAGCAGAGCACCaacactcccagtgtccccatgtccctgtccccatccatgtccctgtgtccccaccctgtcagtgtcccctgtcccctctcaccttcCGTGGGTGCCCGGGGGTcccacacagcccagagctgggcgCAGAAGAAGGGCGTCCAGCAGAGCACGAACACTCCCAGCACCACCACGGCCATGCGGTGGCTCTTGGCGCGGGCCCGGCCGAGCCCGCCAGGACCGCCGGGGGATCCTCGGAGCGCCCGAGCCACGGCCACCAGCAGGACCCCGAGCAGCACGGCCGGTGCCACCAGCACGGCCAGCGCCACCCAGGTGACATAGGCGCGGGCTCCCCAGGGCTGCGCGAACGCCGCCCAGCAGTCGCTCTCGCCCGGGCCCACCTCGCGCTGCCCGAAGATGCCGACCTGGGGCAGCCCGAAGAGCAGAGCTAGGGCCCAGGCCGTGGCCAGAGCGTCCCAGCGGCGGcggaaccgggacagaaccgagcggaaccgggacagaaccgagCGAGCCTGGCCCGCTGCCACCCGCCACCACCGCCTGGTGGCACCGGATCCAGCCGTGGTGGCCCCAGAGTCCCCATCTGGAGTGGGTTGAGGGACCCCCGTAGTGGCCCGGTTCCTCTTCATGGTGGTCTTGGTCCCCTCTGTGGTGGTCCCAGAGTCCCCTATGGTGGCTCCAGATCCAGCTGTAGTGGCCCCGGACCCCTCCGTGGTGGCCCCAGAGTCCCCAGCAGGGGTGGATTGAGGCACCCCCGTGCTGGCCCGGTTCCTCTTCATGGTGGTCCCAGTCCCCTCTGTGGTGGTCCTGTAGTCCTGCATGGTGGCCCCAGGCCCTGTCGTGGTGGCCTCAGATCCAGCTGGGGTGGCCCCGGACTCTGCTGTGGTGGCCCCAGAGTCCCCATCTGGAGTGGGTTGAGGGACCCCCGTGCTGGCCTGGTTCCTCTTCATGGTGGTCCCAGAGACCCCCATGGCAGCCCAGGACCCCCCCATGGTGGCCCCGGACATCCCCGTGGTGGCCCAGGAACCCCCCAGGGTGGCCTGTGACAGGCACCTGGTGGGCATCTGGGGTGACAaggggggtgatggggacattggggacacacggAGGGACATTGGACTGTCATTGGGACTTGGCGGCACTGGGGTGACACAGAGGTACATTGGGGTGACATGGTGGGACATCGGGCTGCCATTGGGActtggtggcactggggtgacaTGGAAGAACTTTGGGGTGTCTTTGGGGCTtagggacattggggtgacacagtgggacattggggtggcatggagggacactggggacacacggtGGGACATTGGGGTGCCATTGGGGCTTGGagacactggggtgacacagtgggacattggggtgacatgGAAGGACATTGGGCTGCCATTGGGACTTGGTGGCATTGGGGACACACGGAGGGACACTGGAGTGCCATTGGGACTTGGTGGCACCGGGGTGATGTGGatggttggggacattggagtgACATGgagggttggggacactggggtggcacagggcccTGGGGGGCACAGGCGGGACATAGCAGTGGTgccgtccctgctgtccccactgtccctgctgtccccagtgctgtccccagcgctgtccccgtgtccccagccacCGGCCGGTTCCCAGGTGCCATCCCAGGTGTCCCTGCGTCCCTGTGCCCCCGTGTCCCTgccgctgtccctgtgtccccaccccCAGCACCCCTTGGCTCCCTGTGTCCCACCCCTGGTGTcaccagtgtccctgtgtccccatccccagcaccctgaatgtccccctgtgccactcccactgtccccagtgtccccaccttCCTGTCCCCGTGCGTCCCCATCTCTGgtgcccctgctgtccccaatccCCTTCCgctgccacccccagcccctgccactcctagtgtccccatgtccccacagctcacccccagtgtccccatgtccccacagttcacccccagtgtccccgtgtcccctgtttgtctccatgtccctcctcgggtgtccccagtgtccccatgtccctgtacACCAttcccaatgcccccagtgtccccagtatccccgtGTCTCCCAGTTTGTCTCCGTGTCCCCCTCTCGGTGtatccagtgtccccagtatccccatgTCCCTGCACCTCActtccagtgtccccattgtccccatgtccccagtgtccccacacccCACTCCCAGCACCCCCGGGCCCTCTCTGTCCCCACTTCCAGCCCCTGGACTGTCCCGGTATCCCAGTATCCTCGTGTcttccattcccagtgtccccagtgtccccagtgtctccagtcctcccaatgtccctgtgtccccagcccaacCTCCAGCACCTGGAGTGACCTctcatcccggtgtccccaatgtcccttgttgtccccgtgtcccccagttTGTCTCCATGTCCTGgtgaccccagtgtccccatgtc
Proteins encoded:
- the LOC134433411 gene encoding uncharacterized protein LOC134433411, translating into METPPPVTPAPPRDAALAVAEVSVLSLLFLLAVTSNLLVLFALRPAPRAPRAPGQPPARPARPLRRYLRHLSLADLAAAAGLVLPQLLWDLTDRFRGPDPLCRLTKYLQGVAMFASAYVAVAMAWDRHRAICRPLGTARGTARDREGSGWRGTRDGDARGQEGGDTGDSGSGTGGHSGCWGWGHRDTGDTRGGTQGAKGCWGWGHRDSGRDTGAQGRRDTWDGTWEPAGGWGHGDSAGDSTGDSRDSGDSRDGTTAMSRLCPPGPCATPVSPTLHVTPMSPTIHITPVPPSPNGTPVSLRVSPMPPSPNGSPMSFHVTPMSHCVTPVSPSPNGTPMSHRVSPVSLHATPMSHCVTPMSLSPKDTPKFFHVTPVPPSPNGSPMSHHVTPMYLCVTPVPPSPNDSPMSLRVSPMSPSPPLSPQMPTRCLSQATLGGSWATTGMSGATMGGSWAAMGVSGTTMKRNQASTGVPQPTPDGDSGATTAESGATPAGSEATTTGPGATMQDYRTTTEGTGTTMKRNRASTGVPQSTPAGDSGATTEGSGATTAGSGATIGDSGTTTEGTKTTMKRNRATTGVPQPTPDGDSGATTAGSGATRRWWRVAAGQARSVLSRFRSVLSRFRRRWDALATAWALALLFGLPQVGIFGQREVGPGESDCWAAFAQPWGARAYVTWVALAVLVAPAVLLGVLLVAVARALRGSPGGPGGLGRARAKSHRMAVVVLGVFVLCWTPFFCAQLWAVWDPRAPTEGPAFTILMLLASLTSCTNPWISAAFSTSLARAMGRLLCPCRHRGDTGVTSVTPGDAG